A region from the Aegilops tauschii subsp. strangulata cultivar AL8/78 chromosome 5, Aet v6.0, whole genome shotgun sequence genome encodes:
- the LOC109766937 gene encoding uncharacterized protein has product MSTAVARPFGGFPGSGRTKGDELLGKKMSDGFFIEEEEEEEAEEVLTESSSIGAPSPSSSSIGEDSSSEVGGEGEDEEVESKLKEEPGLGCLDALEDSLPIKNGLSSFYAGKSKSFTSLAEAAARDAVKELAKPENPFNKRRRILATWSRRASCSSLATATYLPPLLAPDHALPEGDEGEEDDDSDSGSDEQHRGKNGWEAPALPPPRLSVNTQMGASAARRGGSFRSPRSYSLSDLRNGGDASYNQ; this is encoded by the exons ATGTCGACGGCGGTGGCGCGGCCCTTCGGCGGGTTCCCCGGATCGGGGAGGACCAAGGGGGATGAGCTGCTCGGCAAGAAGATGAGCGACGGGTTCTTcatcgaggaggaggaggaagaggaggcggaggaggtgcTGACGGAGAGCTCCTCCATCGGCGCCCCGTCGCCGTCGAGCTCCTCCATCGGGGAGGACTCCTCGTCGGAGGTTGGCGGGGAAGGggaggacgaggaggtggagagCAAGCTCAAGGAGGAGCCCGGGCTCGGCTGCCTGGACGCCTTGGAGGACTCCTTGCCCATCAA GAACGGGCTGTCGAGCTTCTACGCCGGAAAGTCAAAGTCCTTCACCAGCctcgcggaggcggcggcgcgggacgcCGTGAAGGAGCTCGCCAAGCCGGAGAACCCCTTCAACAAGCGCCGCCGCATCCTGGCCACCTGGTCCCGGCGCGCCTCCTGCAGCTCGCTGGCGACGGCCACCTACCTGCCCCCGCTCCTCGCCCCGGACCACGCCCTCCCCGAGGGCGACGAAGGCGAGGAGGACGACGACTCCGACTCCGGCTCCGACGAGCAGCACCGCGGCAAGAACGGGTGGGAGGCGCCGGCATTGCCGCCCCCGAGGCTCAGCGTGAACACCCAGATGGGCGCATCGGCGgcgaggaggggcggcagcttcAGGTCGCCGAGATCGTATTCACTGTCAGACCTTCGAAACGGCGGTGATGCTAGTTATAATCAGTAG